The following proteins are encoded in a genomic region of Bacteroidota bacterium:
- a CDS encoding radical SAM protein: MKSSQIIPDRQYLLEIIRMYAGMLIKRDSSSIRNAVGKSLSIRVISANYKLRKKLHFSKMILHNGKFYSSLAVPGIPSEAYANSVRNGVFNLLDERINKPRQIDTALLAITSNCPLNCSHCYEKANINSYISLTNDDWVRTVRLLQEHGCGVIVLTGGEPLSDFERLLTILKSGDKNLSDFHIHTSGMTVTEEKVVQLKEAGLTAAGVGIDHYDESKNDRLRGKGSWKSALKAIDLFVRHDILTYVNFCALKEIANESGLMKYAEFVRDRGVALIELLEPRECGGFKGDPSVLLGSGEKSALLDFMKKINLDKDYLDYPVIYYLAHLEGKEGLGCLMGGISHFYIDSAGNINPCVFMPVTFGNILKEDIRVILSRMRENIPYPLKTDCPAIAISKEVAADESHPVPFERVAGKFKELFR; this comes from the coding sequence AAATCATCGCAAATAATCCCGGACCGGCAATATCTTCTGGAAATCATCAGGATGTATGCCGGTATGTTGATAAAGCGGGATTCTTCGAGTATCCGGAATGCAGTGGGAAAATCGCTGTCGATAAGGGTAATAAGTGCGAACTACAAACTCAGAAAAAAACTCCACTTCAGTAAAATGATCCTGCACAACGGCAAATTTTATTCATCACTTGCCGTTCCCGGTATTCCTTCTGAAGCGTATGCAAATTCGGTGAGAAACGGAGTTTTTAATCTCCTTGATGAACGAATAAACAAACCGCGTCAGATTGATACTGCCCTCCTTGCGATAACCTCGAACTGCCCTTTGAACTGCAGTCATTGCTATGAAAAGGCGAACATAAACAGCTACATTTCGCTTACTAATGATGACTGGGTGAGAACTGTCAGGTTGCTTCAGGAACACGGTTGTGGAGTAATCGTGCTAACCGGTGGAGAACCGCTGAGTGATTTTGAGCGATTGCTCACAATTCTCAAGAGTGGTGATAAAAATCTCTCCGATTTTCACATCCATACCTCCGGAATGACCGTGACAGAAGAGAAAGTTGTTCAGTTAAAGGAGGCGGGACTGACAGCGGCAGGAGTTGGAATTGATCATTATGATGAATCAAAAAATGACAGGCTTCGGGGAAAGGGTTCCTGGAAAAGTGCTCTGAAAGCGATTGATCTTTTTGTAAGGCATGACATCCTCACCTATGTGAATTTTTGCGCTCTGAAGGAGATTGCAAACGAGTCCGGATTGATGAAATATGCAGAATTTGTCAGGGACAGGGGAGTTGCTCTGATTGAACTATTGGAACCAAGAGAATGTGGAGGTTTCAAGGGGGATCCTTCTGTGCTGTTGGGGAGTGGTGAGAAATCCGCACTTCTGGATTTTATGAAAAAAATTAATCTCGATAAAGATTATCTGGATTATCCCGTTATCTACTATCTTGCCCACCTTGAAGGGAAGGAAGGGCTGGGTTGCCTCATGGGAGGCATTTCACATTTCTATATTGATTCCGCCGGGAATATCAACCCTTGTGTTTTTATGCCCGTGACCTTCGGTAATATTCTAAAGGAGGATATTCGCGTCATCCTGTCGAGGATGAGAGAGAATATCCCTTACCCGCTAAAGACCGATTGCCCTGCGATTGCGATTTCAAAAGAGGTTGCAGCAGACGAATCCCACCCTGTTCCATTCGAAAGAGTTGCCGGTAAATTCAAGGAGCTCTTCCGTTAG
- a CDS encoding chemotaxis protein CheB produces MKIRTFSSIIVIGASAGGLNALISLLSKLPAKFNIPMLIVQHTSPYQESLLSDILGKRSVLPVVEAEDKMIISPGLVIVAPPNYHMLLESDATVSLSTDEKVKYSRPSIDVLFESAAWVYGENSLGIILSGANDDGAKGIKEIKEAGGITLAQNPETAEFALMPQAAIETGAVDFILTIDEIALFIMEKNKSEN; encoded by the coding sequence TTGAAAATTCGGACTTTTTCAAGTATAATCGTGATTGGCGCTTCAGCAGGAGGGCTTAATGCACTGATTTCGCTCCTGTCTAAACTGCCTGCGAAATTCAACATTCCGATGCTGATTGTGCAACATACAAGCCCGTATCAGGAGAGTCTCCTTTCCGATATTCTTGGGAAAAGATCTGTGTTACCGGTGGTTGAAGCTGAAGATAAAATGATAATTTCACCCGGTCTGGTGATCGTGGCGCCTCCAAATTATCATATGCTCTTGGAGAGCGATGCAACAGTATCACTCTCAACCGACGAAAAAGTGAAGTACTCCAGGCCCTCGATTGATGTACTATTCGAGAGTGCCGCCTGGGTTTATGGAGAGAATTCCCTGGGGATTATCCTTTCAGGTGCGAATGATGATGGTGCAAAAGGCATTAAGGAGATTAAGGAAGCGGGCGGGATCACACTGGCACAAAACCCCGAAACCGCAGAGTTTGCCCTGATGCCACAGGCTGCTATTGAGACCGGAGCAGTCGATTTTATCCTCACAATCGATGAAATCGCACTATTTATTATGGAAAAAAATAAATCAGAAAACTAA
- a CDS encoding hemolysin family protein, producing the protein MFSILLSILLVFLIGAVVTLAEAVLLANPGEDWVTEDDENAGMVERFKGSAENIYETAEIVRYAVFAVGLIIIESFLIDWLHDVGIDLKGYGWWVPVLFSAVPVASLFWLFSVYIPRGFGEKFAGKLSPLVYYVLIILDITGKVFTKTLKYIAGLFLKPFNAIPNYSVTLVSEEHIKRLLDAGLKKGELDEEEHEILENVLEFNDLTAYDVMIPRTEMAAVELTGDPETDFKEIIRTGYNSVPIFEDSLDNITGIVNVKDLMRYYIVNNDYEIKRAIRPPHFVPETKFISEILKEMQLKGIRAAIVADEYGGTEGIIKLEDILGEIVGDITYTTEGEPAEITSLPDESFLVLGNMSITDLNDHLETEFPESDEYSTFAGFVSDITGKILNPGDKVEYNEYTIELTKRVKNKMAEFRLVRNR; encoded by the coding sequence ATGTTTTCAATTTTGTTGTCAATCCTGCTGGTATTTTTGATTGGAGCAGTAGTAACTCTTGCCGAGGCTGTACTTCTTGCAAATCCGGGTGAAGACTGGGTTACAGAAGATGATGAAAATGCGGGGATGGTGGAAAGATTCAAGGGATCTGCCGAAAATATCTACGAAACCGCCGAGATAGTGAGATATGCAGTCTTTGCTGTGGGTTTGATAATTATAGAAAGTTTCCTTATCGACTGGCTTCACGATGTAGGCATCGATTTGAAAGGCTATGGCTGGTGGGTTCCTGTGCTTTTTTCTGCGGTTCCTGTGGCATCACTTTTTTGGCTTTTTTCAGTTTACATTCCGCGGGGTTTTGGTGAAAAATTCGCCGGAAAGTTGTCCCCTCTGGTTTATTATGTACTAATCATTCTCGATATCACCGGAAAAGTATTTACTAAAACTTTGAAATATATAGCAGGGCTTTTTCTGAAACCCTTCAATGCCATTCCCAACTATTCTGTAACACTTGTCTCGGAAGAACATATAAAAAGGCTTCTTGATGCCGGACTGAAGAAGGGGGAGCTTGATGAAGAGGAACATGAAATCCTGGAAAATGTGCTGGAATTTAACGATTTGACAGCATACGATGTTATGATTCCGAGGACTGAAATGGCAGCCGTGGAGCTGACAGGCGACCCTGAGACAGATTTTAAGGAAATAATAAGAACCGGCTACAATTCAGTCCCCATTTTTGAAGATTCGCTCGATAATATTACCGGCATCGTGAATGTAAAAGACCTTATGCGATATTACATTGTGAACAACGACTATGAGATAAAAAGGGCAATCCGTCCACCCCATTTTGTTCCCGAGACCAAATTTATTTCCGAGATTTTAAAAGAGATGCAATTAAAGGGTATCAGGGCTGCGATAGTTGCAGACGAGTATGGCGGTACTGAGGGGATAATAAAACTTGAGGATATTCTCGGTGAGATTGTCGGCGATATAACCTATACAACCGAAGGGGAGCCAGCCGAGATAACATCCTTGCCGGACGAATCATTTCTGGTACTTGGTAACATGAGCATTACCGATTTGAACGATCACCTCGAAACGGAATTTCCGGAGTCGGATGAATACAGTACATTTGCCGGATTCGTTTCTGACATTACCGGAAAAATACTTAACCCCGGTGACAAGGTTGAGTATAATGAATACACCATCGAACTGACCAAACGGGTCAAAAATAAAATGGCAGAATTCAGGTTGGTCAGAAACCGTTAG
- a CDS encoding protein-glutamate O-methyltransferase CheR — translation MFNKSELENIELNLLLEAIYRRYGYDFRDYARSSLLRRARLFMSHLGLQNISEVIPKILHQPDLFLDLVHHFSITVTEMFRDPFVYAKLIEKVFPFLETHPYVKIWHAGCATGEEVYSTAILLKEAGIYDRCTVFATDFNDSALETAKNGIYKIDNMKQCIKSYQDAGGAHSFSEYYSAKYDSITFTKELKKNITFANHNLVLDRSFGEMHLIFCRNVLIYFNKDLQDRALELLAESLIPGGFLCLGTKESITFSSVANQFVVVQDKERIFQKRYIT, via the coding sequence ATGTTCAATAAATCAGAACTGGAAAACATCGAATTAAACCTCCTTCTCGAGGCGATATACCGAAGATATGGTTATGACTTCAGAGACTATGCACGCTCATCCCTCCTCAGAAGGGCAAGGCTGTTTATGTCCCATCTTGGTCTCCAGAATATCTCGGAGGTGATTCCAAAAATTCTCCACCAGCCGGATCTTTTTTTAGATCTTGTACATCATTTTTCAATTACTGTTACGGAAATGTTTCGAGACCCCTTTGTCTATGCCAAACTGATCGAGAAGGTGTTCCCGTTTTTGGAAACTCACCCGTATGTCAAAATATGGCACGCAGGTTGTGCAACAGGGGAAGAGGTTTATTCCACCGCCATACTTTTGAAAGAAGCAGGAATCTACGACCGTTGCACTGTTTTTGCAACAGACTTCAACGATTCCGCACTTGAAACGGCAAAAAACGGTATTTACAAAATTGATAACATGAAACAGTGCATCAAATCGTATCAGGATGCCGGAGGCGCTCATTCATTTTCGGAATATTACTCCGCTAAATATGATTCGATCACTTTTACTAAAGAACTTAAAAAGAATATTACTTTCGCGAATCACAATCTCGTTCTTGACAGAAGTTTTGGTGAAATGCACCTGATTTTTTGTCGCAATGTGCTGATTTACTTCAACAAGGATTTGCAGGACAGGGCACTCGAGCTCCTGGCGGAAAGCCTCATTCCTGGTGGTTTTCTCTGCCTCGGCACAAAGGAGTCAATCACTTTCAGCTCGGTGGCGAATCAGTTCGTTGTCGTGCAGGACAAGGAAAGAATTTTTCAAAAACGATATATCACTTAA
- a CDS encoding response regulator, whose protein sequence is MYKQKILIVDDIESNLISLEKVLHELDVTIIRARSGNDALIAILNHEFALAIVDVQMPGMDGYELVEYIRGEEKTASLPVIFLSAVYSDEYHVFKGYESGAVDFVTKPFNPFFLTTKVRIFLDLDKKRYELLEKIELEKSKNYLESVLSSINDSLIVIDMDSAITNVNTSAVQILGYSETELKSMKLNRLFDFDFFAGWKNHLVEDGKPFFPKTEMEMVKKNGEKLPVVISGSPLFENGNRLKGFVLVAFDITDRKRYEEAILAAKLKAEEISKIKSSFLANMSHEIRTPLTGIVGYAELLKQERLSDYQQTLIDKIYSSGKRLGNTLNSILDLSKIENSIQKLELKKCDLKLLAERVFTSNKSVATEKSLRFTLICNAGDTSVLIDDHLFEEILLHLLDNAFKFTNKGEISIKIENEKMDDSSWVSVSVIDTGIGIKEEELEIIWDEFRQASEGLNRGFQGLGLGLTISKKFTEIMNGKISVSSTFGSGSVFTLKFPVSEESVDQNLPHESSPGKSTPVPGDNVIRTALPRLLYVEDEPMNQDLITLFLRNRCDIDCASSGEIALKMAQEKQYDGFLMDINLGPGISGIEVTRRLREMSEYKEAPVVALTALALAGDKETFLEEGCSHYLAKPFRKDELLNLIKSVFPNGF, encoded by the coding sequence ATGTATAAACAAAAAATCCTTATTGTTGATGATATCGAGTCCAATTTAATTTCACTCGAAAAGGTGCTCCATGAGCTGGATGTTACAATAATAAGAGCCAGAAGCGGAAATGATGCTCTCATCGCAATTTTAAATCACGAATTTGCACTCGCGATAGTGGATGTTCAAATGCCGGGAATGGACGGATATGAACTCGTTGAGTATATCAGAGGTGAAGAGAAAACAGCAAGTCTGCCTGTAATTTTTCTCTCTGCCGTCTATTCTGATGAGTATCATGTATTTAAGGGATATGAGTCGGGTGCGGTGGATTTTGTTACAAAACCCTTTAACCCGTTCTTCCTCACAACCAAAGTGAGAATTTTCCTCGATCTCGACAAAAAGAGATATGAACTTCTCGAAAAGATTGAACTCGAGAAATCGAAGAATTACCTCGAGAGTGTCCTCAGCTCGATAAACGATTCTTTGATAGTCATCGATATGGATTCCGCCATTACAAATGTGAATACTTCTGCAGTACAAATTCTGGGATATTCCGAAACTGAACTTAAATCGATGAAGCTCAACCGGCTGTTCGATTTCGATTTCTTTGCCGGTTGGAAAAATCACCTTGTGGAAGACGGCAAGCCGTTTTTCCCGAAAACTGAAATGGAAATGGTGAAGAAAAACGGGGAAAAATTGCCTGTGGTGATCTCGGGTTCACCTCTGTTCGAAAACGGCAACAGACTTAAAGGTTTCGTCCTCGTTGCTTTTGATATTACTGATAGAAAACGATACGAGGAGGCAATTCTTGCAGCAAAACTTAAAGCTGAAGAGATCAGCAAAATAAAATCCTCATTTCTTGCGAATATGAGCCACGAAATCAGAACTCCCCTCACAGGTATTGTAGGTTATGCAGAACTGTTGAAACAGGAGAGATTATCCGACTACCAGCAGACGCTGATCGATAAAATCTACTCCTCGGGAAAAAGACTGGGAAACACTCTCAATTCCATTCTCGATCTCTCCAAGATCGAGAACAGCATTCAGAAACTGGAACTAAAGAAATGCGACCTGAAATTGCTCGCAGAGAGAGTTTTTACATCCAATAAAAGTGTTGCGACTGAAAAATCCCTGCGGTTTACTCTGATCTGTAACGCGGGCGACACATCGGTTCTTATTGATGATCACCTGTTCGAGGAAATTCTTCTCCACCTCCTCGACAATGCCTTCAAATTTACGAACAAAGGCGAGATCTCCATAAAAATTGAGAATGAAAAAATGGACGATTCCTCATGGGTTTCTGTAAGTGTCATCGATACCGGGATTGGCATAAAAGAGGAGGAACTTGAGATAATTTGGGACGAGTTCCGTCAGGCAAGCGAAGGGCTGAACAGGGGGTTCCAGGGCCTCGGACTCGGGCTCACTATCTCGAAAAAGTTTACTGAAATAATGAACGGTAAAATATCCGTTTCCAGCACCTTCGGAAGCGGTTCTGTCTTTACATTAAAATTCCCGGTATCGGAAGAATCAGTCGATCAGAATCTCCCCCATGAATCGTCACCCGGTAAATCAACTCCGGTACCCGGAGATAATGTAATAAGAACGGCACTTCCACGCCTGCTTTATGTGGAGGATGAACCGATGAATCAGGACCTGATTACTCTTTTCCTCCGTAATCGTTGCGACATCGATTGTGCATCATCGGGCGAAATTGCCCTTAAAATGGCTCAGGAAAAGCAATATGACGGCTTTTTGATGGATATCAATCTGGGACCCGGAATCTCGGGAATAGAGGTGACAAGACGATTAAGGGAGATGAGTGAATATAAAGAGGCTCCAGTAGTAGCTCTTACCGCCCTTGCCCTTGCCGGCGACAAGGAGACTTTCCTTGAAGAGGGTTGCAGCCATTATCTTGCAAAACCATTCAGGAAGGATGAACTGCTTAATCTTATAAAGTCAGTGTTTCCTAACGGTTTCTGA